Proteins from one Eubalaena glacialis isolate mEubGla1 chromosome 8, mEubGla1.1.hap2.+ XY, whole genome shotgun sequence genomic window:
- the LSM8 gene encoding LSM8 homolog, U6 small nuclear RNA associated, whose product MIVGTLKGFDQTINLILDESHERVFSSSQGVEQVVLGLYIVRGDNVAVIGEIDEETDSALDLGNIRAEPLNSVAH is encoded by the exons GGAACACTGAAAGGCTTTGACCAGACCATTAATTTGATTTTGGATGAAAGCCATGAACGAGTGTTCAGCTCTTCACAGGGAGTAGAACAAGTGGTACTAGGTTTATACATTGTGAGAGGTGATAATGT TGCAGTCATTGGAGAAATTGATGAAGAGACAGATTCTGCACTTGATTTGGGGAATATTCGAGCAGAACCTCTGAACTCTGTAGCACACTAA